From the Vicinamibacteria bacterium genome, one window contains:
- a CDS encoding cold-shock protein, with translation MARGTVKWFDEREGYGFIMRDDGPDVYVDGAAIVPSSLRSLAEGQAVEFDMTAGPRGPRALNVKPV, from the coding sequence ATGGCGCGAGGCACGGTGAAATGGTTCGATGAACGCGAAGGCTACGGATTCATTATGCGTGATGACGGGCCGGACGTATATGTCGACGGCGCTGCCATCGTACCGAGCAGCCTTCGTTCGTTGGCCGAAGGCCAGGCGGTCGAGTTCGACATGACCGCCGGACCCCGAGGTCCTCGTGCCCTGAATGTAAAACCCGTCTGA